A stretch of the Methanomicrobia archaeon genome encodes the following:
- a CDS encoding A/G-specific adenine glycosylase, whose amino-acid sequence MAHYDTTDAERRFFTEFEQSIQRKILTEDSTRRAFQKLIYAYYHEHGRELPWRETDDPYHILVSEIMLQQTQVERVIGKYDAFITAFSDFHVLAQAPLQEILRVWQGLGYNRRAIALKKIAELVVTTYNGTLPSQQDELQTFPGIGRYTAAAIATFAFNQPTVFIETNIRTVFIHFFFHDRGEIKDTEILPLVEQTLDTAHPRQWYYALMDYGAMLKQQHPNPNWRSAHYHKQSAFRGSNRELRGMILRTLTLESTMSERELVQTLKMESERVKKALVQLQDEGFIEKSGNRYRIA is encoded by the coding sequence ATGGCTCATTACGATACTACAGACGCGGAGCGAAGATTCTTCACCGAGTTTGAGCAATCGATACAAAGAAAAATTCTTACAGAAGACTCCACGCGCCGCGCATTTCAAAAGCTCATCTATGCGTATTACCACGAACATGGTCGCGAGCTGCCCTGGCGCGAGACGGATGATCCCTATCACATCCTCGTATCGGAGATTATGCTCCAGCAGACGCAAGTCGAACGCGTGATTGGGAAATACGACGCATTCATCACGGCATTTTCCGATTTTCACGTGCTTGCTCAGGCGCCGCTTCAGGAGATCCTGAGGGTCTGGCAGGGGCTGGGCTATAATCGACGCGCCATCGCGCTGAAGAAGATCGCCGAGCTGGTTGTAACGACATACAACGGCACGCTTCCCTCTCAGCAAGATGAGTTACAGACATTTCCGGGCATTGGCAGATACACTGCTGCTGCAATCGCTACCTTTGCCTTTAATCAACCTACGGTATTTATCGAGACCAATATTCGCACGGTGTTTATCCATTTCTTCTTTCACGATCGAGGCGAAATAAAAGATACCGAAATCCTCCCGTTAGTCGAACAGACCCTTGATACCGCTCATCCAAGACAGTGGTACTACGCGCTTATGGATTACGGGGCAATGCTCAAGCAGCAGCATCCGAATCCCAATTGGCGAAGCGCACACTATCACAAGCAATCAGCCTTTAGAGGCTCTAACCGGGAACTCAGGGGTATGATTCTCAGAACGCTCACGCTTGAATCGACGATGTCCGAACGCGAACTCGTGCAAACGCTTAAGATGGAATCGGAACGCGTAAAAAAGGCGCTCGTTCAATTACAAGACGAAGGGTTCATCGAAAAGAGTGGAAACCGTTATAGAATAGCATAG